From Fibrobacter sp. UWB13, the proteins below share one genomic window:
- a CDS encoding fibrobacter succinogenes major paralogous domain-containing protein: protein MNKRIAYFSFVCILLSSLIACGDDESNNPIANDVESSSSEIQDDDKSSDSKSVKSSSSEKAAIKSSDSQKKESNSSSSETKKSSDAKSGIESSSSSAKSSSSSSDKNASSSSSEIKTYAASKVKPSGTYDCKKYKCFTTEYLNQKMLAAGDYGEILDERDNQVYKTVIIDDQVWMAQNLNYETAYSYCTDDDCAKYGRYYLWSAAVDRKDCEHGNFCSLPPSGQGVCPAGWHLPSKDEYLRLFDNVGKYGGTNNEFVAAELRAQRGWSVEDNADDYGFSALPTGYKLGSAGNFADVGKTTHAWTSTEVNSIGAYQFRIYEDRLYVSLIDDSKGYPLPVRCVMDKDSLPKIQAPALYLEHVDEWLGVVSREEYLNPNVIYDSLVDPRDGQVYKTKKIGKQVWMAQNLNYADSTKTPSLANGSWCYNDEPEYCKLLGRLYNWTAAKDVCPDGWHLPSYDEWKVLESKFGGQIMAGQFLKAQAGSLSNNGDDEFGFSALPAGGRFIDDSEHDKVNYLYLGDNAFFWSSTPENDDYAYRMNIPYSSNTTNIRSIKQKYGHSVRCVRD, encoded by the coding sequence ATGAATAAACGCATTGCATATTTTTCTTTCGTCTGTATTCTTTTGTCTAGTCTCATCGCTTGTGGAGATGATGAATCAAATAATCCCATTGCAAATGATGTAGAATCTTCATCATCCGAAATTCAAGATGACGACAAATCCAGTGACTCAAAATCCGTTAAATCAAGTTCGTCAGAAAAAGCGGCGATAAAGTCTAGCGATTCTCAAAAAAAGGAATCTAATTCATCTAGCAGTGAAACGAAAAAATCAAGTGATGCGAAATCTGGAATTGAAAGTTCTTCAAGCTCCGCAAAATCGTCAAGTAGCTCGTCGGATAAGAACGCCTCATCGAGTTCTTCAGAAATCAAGACCTATGCAGCCTCGAAGGTAAAACCCTCTGGTACTTACGATTGCAAAAAATACAAGTGCTTTACGACGGAATACCTGAATCAGAAAATGCTTGCCGCCGGGGATTATGGTGAAATCCTCGATGAAAGAGACAATCAGGTTTATAAGACTGTTATTATTGACGATCAAGTATGGATGGCTCAGAACCTGAATTACGAAACGGCGTATAGCTATTGTACCGATGATGATTGTGCTAAGTATGGTCGTTATTATTTGTGGTCTGCCGCGGTAGATAGAAAGGACTGTGAACATGGTAATTTTTGTTCGCTGCCACCAAGTGGGCAAGGCGTGTGCCCTGCGGGCTGGCATTTGCCCTCGAAAGACGAGTATCTGAGATTGTTCGACAACGTTGGCAAGTACGGCGGTACCAATAATGAATTCGTCGCAGCAGAACTCCGTGCCCAGCGAGGATGGTCGGTTGAAGACAATGCTGATGATTATGGTTTTTCTGCGTTGCCTACGGGCTATAAGCTCGGTTCAGCAGGTAATTTTGCTGATGTCGGAAAGACAACGCATGCATGGACTTCTACAGAGGTAAACTCCATAGGTGCGTATCAATTCAGAATTTATGAAGATCGTCTATATGTATCCTTGATTGATGACAGCAAGGGGTATCCTCTCCCTGTTCGTTGCGTTATGGATAAAGATTCTTTGCCTAAAATCCAAGCTCCTGCGCTGTATTTAGAACATGTTGACGAATGGTTAGGTGTGGTTTCTCGAGAGGAATATCTTAACCCTAATGTTATCTATGATTCTCTTGTGGATCCTCGAGATGGACAGGTTTATAAGACAAAGAAAATTGGCAAACAGGTATGGATGGCTCAGAATTTGAATTATGCGGATAGCACAAAAACTCCAAGCCTTGCGAATGGAAGCTGGTGCTATAATGATGAACCTGAATACTGCAAGTTGCTAGGGCGCCTTTATAATTGGACAGCCGCAAAGGATGTCTGCCCGGATGGTTGGCATCTGCCGAGTTATGATGAATGGAAGGTGCTGGAATCTAAATTTGGTGGTCAAATTATGGCGGGGCAGTTCCTCAAAGCTCAAGCGGGGAGCCTTTCTAATAATGGCGACGATGAATTTGGTTTTTCGGCTTTGCCTGCAGGTGGAAGATTTATTGATGACAGCGAACATGATAAAGTCAATTATCTTTATTTGGGAGATAACGCCTTCTTTTGGAGCTCAACCCCAGAGAATGATGATTATGCATACCGTATGAATATTCCTTATTCATCCAATACTACGAATATACGCTCTATAAAGCAAAAATACGGACATTCCGTCCGTTGCGTCAGAGACTGA